One genomic segment of Chitinophaga parva includes these proteins:
- a CDS encoding carboxy terminal-processing peptidase, with translation MQRRKFAWLMAVLGVSWLRWSTATAGMQPGQDTLLVSLGKVLKAHHYHPAHIDDAFSAQVWRTFLHTLDPSDNVFCQEDLDQLRPFEHRLDDELEGRAPVAFLPAVTALYQHRLAAALEADSMLALQPFQYHAHDQVRADGGSGQGYAATEKVWHERRSMSLKYLALQYRSALQKGSLADSSDAVQEATARQKAIADITARYHKLLALTNTPELFNILAGAICHQMDPHTDYFPPAAAAAPSAMGAVADRMKSNMLLGTALIHRNNHLYGYIVLPAFYLDTVRGFHCADDLAKALASMDSSHVEGLIIDLRNNSGGSLLEVQAMVGMLVKGEAVVQLKGKDLEPALLKSTTAQPIYNGPLAVLVNSQTASAAELFTAAMQDYGRAVICGSPTFGKGTVQRPFPVGAEQGYVKVTFEQLFRVNGSSTQYRGVTPDLLLPDLYQFGKRREATRPQVLPWDSIPPAHITRWEGAPQVAQLKAKVHRMMDDTLYAAITQKSKWLAAHDTAMVPLEVAAYLQFADARRQNLEALNQLLKLPADRQDQASPASFSFMEDAAAYQRWLHLVQADLFVHAATGVLEAWVARS, from the coding sequence ATGCAGCGAAGAAAATTTGCATGGCTGATGGCCGTGCTGGGAGTGTCATGGCTGCGGTGGAGCACTGCCACCGCCGGTATGCAACCGGGACAGGATACCCTGCTGGTGTCTTTGGGAAAGGTGTTGAAAGCACATCACTATCATCCGGCTCACATAGACGATGCGTTTTCCGCACAGGTGTGGCGCACTTTCCTGCACACCCTGGACCCGTCGGATAACGTGTTTTGCCAGGAAGATCTGGACCAGCTCCGCCCATTTGAGCACCGCCTGGATGATGAGCTGGAAGGCCGGGCGCCCGTTGCTTTCCTGCCCGCGGTAACAGCCCTGTACCAGCATCGCCTGGCCGCTGCACTGGAAGCAGATAGCATGCTGGCGCTGCAACCTTTCCAGTACCATGCCCATGACCAGGTGCGCGCGGATGGTGGTTCAGGGCAAGGCTATGCCGCTACGGAAAAGGTGTGGCACGAACGCAGGTCCATGTCCCTCAAATACCTGGCGTTGCAATACCGCTCCGCGTTGCAAAAAGGCTCCCTGGCCGATAGCAGCGATGCCGTGCAGGAAGCTACTGCCCGCCAGAAAGCCATTGCAGATATCACCGCCCGCTATCATAAACTGCTGGCGCTGACCAACACGCCGGAATTGTTTAATATCCTGGCGGGCGCCATCTGCCACCAGATGGACCCGCACACTGATTATTTTCCCCCGGCCGCTGCGGCTGCGCCTTCCGCCATGGGCGCCGTGGCAGACCGGATGAAAAGTAACATGCTCCTGGGCACCGCCCTGATCCACCGGAACAATCACTTGTATGGCTACATCGTGCTCCCTGCTTTTTACCTGGATACGGTGCGTGGTTTCCACTGCGCGGATGACCTGGCCAAAGCCCTGGCATCCATGGATAGCAGCCACGTGGAAGGATTGATCATTGACCTGCGGAATAACTCCGGCGGCTCTTTGCTGGAAGTGCAGGCCATGGTAGGCATGCTGGTAAAAGGCGAAGCCGTGGTACAACTGAAAGGAAAAGACCTGGAGCCTGCACTGCTGAAAAGCACTACCGCCCAGCCGATTTACAACGGCCCCCTGGCCGTGTTGGTGAACAGCCAGACCGCTTCCGCGGCAGAACTTTTTACCGCGGCCATGCAGGACTATGGGCGGGCGGTGATCTGCGGCAGTCCTACGTTTGGCAAAGGCACGGTACAGCGGCCGTTCCCCGTGGGTGCGGAGCAGGGATATGTGAAAGTGACCTTTGAACAATTGTTCCGCGTAAACGGCAGCTCTACCCAGTACCGGGGTGTTACACCAGATCTCCTGCTGCCGGATCTCTACCAGTTTGGCAAGCGCCGAGAGGCCACAAGACCGCAGGTGCTGCCCTGGGACTCCATCCCGCCGGCACACATCACCCGCTGGGAAGGCGCCCCGCAGGTAGCGCAGCTGAAAGCCAAGGTGCACCGCATGATGGACGATACCTTGTATGCTGCCATTACACAAAAGAGCAAGTGGCTGGCAGCACATGATACCGCCATGGTGCCGCTGGAAGTAGCCGCCTACCTGCAGTTTGCGGACGCCCGCCGTCAAAATTTAGAAGCATTGAACCAACTATTAAAACTCCCCGCCGACAGGCAGGACCAGGCATCACCGGCATCCTTCAGTTTCATGGAGGATGCGGCCGCCTACCAGCGCTGGTTGCACCTGGTGCAGGCGGACCTGTTTGTACATGCTGCCACCGGCGTGCTGGAAGCATGGGTAGCAAGATCATAA
- a CDS encoding TlpA disulfide reductase family protein, translating to MKKHWMVLWALFPTALLAQNKSFSITGHTTRAENCGALFGYVAPDNTVKRDTTFVKNGQFTFKGNAYDQRVLAQVIVYAQPGDYSMLFYLEPGNIQLEVMGDKTKDRRSGTPLNQELQAFVKIETALLDSASATQAAATKLTPYSPDAQPLVLEAVRRYMALHSHSVIGVDQLLNLVRSYKQPDELAAVFNKMDDAVKESKEGKQVSATIEGMRATAIGNKAPDFSLPDARDQPRPLSSLQGKYVLIDFWATWCGPCMAEMPNVKKAYERFHNSNFEILGVSLDRPGAKEKWLEVIDKDKLVWPQVSDFKFWNSQVVNLYDLTSIPMNFLLDPSGKIIARNLRGDALTAKLQEVLQ from the coding sequence ATGAAAAAGCACTGGATGGTGTTATGGGCCTTGTTTCCCACAGCACTGCTGGCACAGAACAAATCCTTTTCCATCACCGGCCATACCACCCGGGCAGAGAACTGCGGGGCGTTGTTTGGCTACGTAGCACCGGACAATACGGTAAAACGCGATACTACTTTTGTAAAGAACGGACAGTTCACTTTCAAAGGCAACGCGTATGACCAGCGCGTCCTGGCGCAGGTGATCGTGTATGCACAGCCCGGCGATTATTCTATGCTCTTCTACCTGGAGCCCGGCAATATCCAGTTGGAGGTGATGGGCGATAAAACAAAGGACCGGCGTAGCGGCACCCCGCTGAACCAGGAGCTGCAGGCATTCGTAAAAATAGAAACCGCGCTGCTGGATAGCGCCAGCGCCACGCAGGCAGCGGCCACAAAGCTAACGCCCTATTCCCCCGACGCCCAGCCCCTGGTGCTGGAAGCAGTGCGCCGCTATATGGCCCTGCATTCACACAGCGTCATTGGGGTGGATCAGCTGCTTAACCTGGTGCGGAGTTACAAGCAGCCGGATGAACTGGCAGCAGTGTTTAATAAGATGGACGATGCCGTAAAGGAAAGTAAGGAAGGCAAACAGGTAAGCGCCACCATTGAAGGTATGCGCGCCACCGCCATTGGCAACAAAGCCCCGGACTTTTCCCTACCCGATGCCAGGGACCAGCCCCGCCCCCTCAGTAGCCTGCAAGGCAAATATGTACTGATAGATTTCTGGGCTACCTGGTGCGGGCCCTGCATGGCAGAGATGCCCAATGTGAAGAAAGCCTACGAACGTTTCCACAACAGCAACTTTGAAATACTCGGCGTATCACTGGACCGGCCGGGGGCTAAAGAGAAATGGCTGGAAGTGATTGATAAAGATAAACTGGTATGGCCCCAGGTAAGTGACTTCAAATTCTGGAACAGCCAGGTGGTAAACCTCTACGATCTCACGTCCATTCCCATGAATTTCCTGCTGGACCCCTCCGGTAAGATCATCGCCAGGAACCTGCGGGGAGATGCACTCACCGCCAAACTGCAGGAAGTACTGCAATAA
- a CDS encoding TlpA disulfide reductase family protein, whose product MKYKILWAAMVAMAMPVLGWAQELKFTLDGTIQSDTIQQGYIYIIGKGVKRDSVLLDHNHYHFSGVMDQPGAHAFIEWFDVPMNQVRGVDLSKYKDRSIGLFLDTTHITVTHSNPFSKAKITGSKMQAGMEEIQADVKASGDIDGAVKRFILKHPTYWLSYMVLQDKAKEFGGKLADSLYRTLSPSLTKYDDVRQLGILLRGAANVAVGQIAPGFTMYDTTGHAVTLSSYRGKYVLVDFWASWCAPCRAESPNLRAAYEKLKDRGFEILGVSLDLKASQKAWLAAIHKDNLTWAQVSDLKGFESKTAVDWGVASIPANFLLDPQGKVIAVNIRGINAFWDLARLVQPVAQTN is encoded by the coding sequence ATGAAATACAAAATATTATGGGCGGCGATGGTCGCCATGGCCATGCCTGTACTGGGATGGGCGCAGGAGCTGAAATTTACGCTGGACGGCACTATCCAGTCAGACACCATCCAACAGGGATATATATACATCATAGGTAAAGGAGTGAAAAGGGACAGCGTATTGCTGGACCACAACCACTACCACTTCTCCGGCGTGATGGACCAACCCGGCGCACACGCGTTTATTGAATGGTTTGATGTGCCCATGAACCAAGTGCGCGGTGTGGACCTGTCCAAGTACAAAGACCGCAGCATAGGTCTTTTCCTGGACACTACCCATATCACCGTTACACATAGTAACCCCTTTTCAAAAGCAAAGATCACCGGCTCTAAAATGCAGGCAGGCATGGAAGAGATACAGGCCGATGTAAAGGCCAGTGGGGATATCGACGGCGCAGTAAAAAGATTTATTCTCAAACATCCCACTTACTGGCTGAGTTACATGGTACTGCAGGACAAGGCTAAAGAGTTTGGGGGCAAGCTGGCGGATAGCCTTTACAGGACCCTGTCGCCCTCCCTCACGAAGTACGATGATGTAAGACAACTGGGCATCCTGCTGCGTGGGGCCGCCAATGTAGCCGTAGGGCAAATAGCCCCCGGCTTTACTATGTACGATACTACCGGTCACGCAGTGACCTTGTCTTCCTACCGGGGCAAATATGTGTTGGTAGATTTCTGGGCCAGCTGGTGCGCTCCCTGCCGTGCAGAAAGCCCGAACCTGCGGGCCGCCTACGAAAAGCTGAAAGACCGAGGTTTCGAGATCCTGGGCGTATCCCTGGACCTGAAGGCCTCCCAGAAAGCCTGGCTGGCGGCCATCCACAAGGATAACCTGACCTGGGCACAGGTATCGGACCTTAAGGGATTTGAGAGCAAGACCGCGGTAGACTGGGGGGTGGCATCCATTCCTGCTAACTTCCTGCTGGACCCGCAGGGCAAGGTGATAGCGGTGAACATCCGCGGCATCAACGCCTTCTGGGACCTGGCCAGGCTGGTACAACCTGTTGCACAAACTAACTAA
- a CDS encoding redoxin domain-containing protein, whose protein sequence is MLKHIFFTLATLGSLQALAQATQPFTVKFSAGNTPVTKVELARYTLKNGARRDSGVITNGQAVIHGTVYADRQKGQLLATFSGRQHSYLFYLEPGIINVSYDAASNHFHVVGGKLNKDLEAYNTLFYHFLDTLQAPNKTDANYQFSPLVLENKIHVIAQFVKTHPASAVALDELNEYAVRGKDAATTEQLFKQLAPALRTSATGTELATRIKGMNTLKTGDVAPGFSIPDPDGKNISLAAFKGKYVLVDFWATWCAPCIAEIPNMVKAYDAYKDHNFEIISISLDRPDSKDLWIKKIAEYKMTWPQVSELKWWNGPSALRYHINSVPANFLLDPSGKIIAMNLRGEDLQKKLRTVIPGVEQAFTIDGKIASDTAVTGKVYLAYEDNDDGQRDSAVLVNNTYHFAGTMKDGAIQAAITLEDRSLPNSKGRFKGFSQCYVMPGHTTIAHGPRFSDLHLQGSPVQQDADTFAAQRRMQQGVSEKERTVAFIKAHPASWYSFVLLEQTVIRTYDLTTEQADSLCDILSPGLKQYTRVKTLKALLEGRKVAKVGNMAPAFSQHSLDNKVVKLSDYKGRYVLVDFWASWCHPCRAENPNVTAAYHKYKDKGLNILSISLDASRDRWLEAVKHDKLEWTQVSNLQGFNDEVAVKYGIHAIPRNFLVGPDGRIVAMDLRGDDLDKRLGEIFR, encoded by the coding sequence ATGTTAAAGCATATCTTCTTTACACTGGCTACACTGGGCAGCCTGCAGGCGCTGGCCCAGGCAACGCAGCCCTTCACCGTTAAGTTCTCTGCGGGCAATACGCCTGTTACAAAAGTGGAACTGGCCCGCTATACCCTGAAGAACGGCGCCCGCCGGGATAGCGGCGTGATCACAAACGGGCAGGCGGTCATCCATGGCACCGTGTATGCAGACCGGCAGAAAGGCCAGCTGCTGGCTACTTTTAGTGGCCGTCAACACTCTTACCTCTTCTACCTGGAGCCAGGTATCATCAATGTATCGTACGATGCAGCCTCCAATCATTTTCACGTGGTGGGCGGCAAACTGAATAAAGACCTGGAAGCCTATAACACCCTGTTCTATCACTTCCTGGACACACTGCAAGCACCCAATAAAACAGATGCCAACTACCAATTCTCCCCGCTGGTATTGGAAAACAAGATCCACGTGATTGCGCAGTTTGTGAAAACACATCCCGCCAGCGCCGTGGCCCTGGACGAACTGAATGAATACGCTGTCCGCGGCAAAGACGCCGCCACCACGGAGCAATTGTTCAAACAGTTGGCGCCCGCACTGAGAACATCTGCTACCGGCACAGAACTGGCCACCCGCATTAAAGGCATGAACACCCTGAAAACAGGCGATGTCGCACCCGGTTTCAGCATCCCTGATCCGGATGGCAAAAACATCTCCCTCGCGGCTTTCAAAGGAAAGTATGTGCTGGTGGATTTCTGGGCCACCTGGTGCGCGCCCTGCATAGCGGAGATCCCCAACATGGTAAAAGCCTATGATGCTTACAAAGACCACAACTTCGAGATCATCAGCATTTCCCTGGACCGCCCGGATTCAAAAGATCTCTGGATCAAAAAGATCGCGGAGTATAAGATGACATGGCCCCAGGTATCTGAGTTGAAATGGTGGAATGGCCCGTCTGCATTGCGCTATCATATCAATTCCGTGCCGGCAAATTTCCTGCTCGATCCTTCCGGTAAGATCATCGCTATGAACCTGCGCGGGGAAGACCTGCAAAAGAAATTGCGGACAGTGATCCCCGGCGTGGAGCAGGCATTTACCATTGATGGAAAGATCGCATCAGATACTGCCGTTACCGGTAAAGTATACCTCGCTTACGAGGACAATGATGACGGGCAACGGGATAGTGCGGTGTTGGTGAACAACACTTACCACTTTGCAGGTACCATGAAAGACGGGGCCATCCAGGCAGCCATTACCCTGGAAGACAGGTCCCTGCCGAACAGCAAGGGCCGCTTCAAAGGATTTTCCCAATGCTACGTTATGCCCGGCCATACCACAATAGCACATGGTCCCCGCTTCAGTGACCTGCACCTGCAGGGATCACCCGTGCAGCAGGATGCAGACACTTTTGCCGCGCAGCGAAGAATGCAGCAGGGCGTATCTGAAAAGGAGCGCACGGTGGCCTTCATCAAAGCGCATCCCGCTTCCTGGTACAGCTTTGTGCTGCTGGAACAAACCGTGATCCGCACGTATGATCTTACTACAGAACAGGCAGACAGCCTCTGTGATATACTAAGCCCCGGATTGAAACAATACACCCGTGTAAAGACGCTGAAAGCACTGCTGGAAGGCCGTAAAGTGGCCAAGGTAGGCAACATGGCCCCCGCCTTTTCCCAGCACAGCCTGGATAATAAAGTGGTGAAGCTGTCAGATTACAAAGGCAGGTACGTACTGGTAGATTTCTGGGCCAGCTGGTGCCACCCTTGCCGCGCGGAAAACCCCAACGTGACGGCGGCTTATCACAAATACAAGGACAAAGGGCTGAACATCCTCAGCATATCACTGGATGCATCGCGTGACCGGTGGCTGGAAGCAGTAAAGCATGATAAATTAGAATGGACGCAGGTTTCAAACCTCCAGGGTTTCAATGATGAAGTAGCGGTGAAATATGGTATCCACGCTATTCCCAGGAATTTCCTGGTAGGGCCGGATGGCCGCATTGTAGCCATGGATCTTCGCGGCGATGACCTGGATAAAAGGCTGGGAGAAATTTTTAGATAG